One Capricornis sumatraensis isolate serow.1 chromosome 8, serow.2, whole genome shotgun sequence genomic region harbors:
- the KRT13 gene encoding keratin, type I cytoskeletal 13, translating to MSCRLQSSSASYGGGFGAGSCQLGGGRSISTCSTRFVSGGSAGGFGGGVSCGFGGGAGSGYGGGFGGSFGGGFGGGFGGGFGGGFGDFGGGDGGLLSGNEKITMQNLNDRLASYLEKVRALEEANADLEVKIRDWHLKQTPTSPERDYSPYFKTIDELREKILAATIDNNRIILEIDNARLAADDFRLKYENELTLRQSVEADINGLRRVLDELTLTKTDLEMQIESLNEELAYLKKNHEEEMKEFSNQMVGQVNVEMDATPGIDLTRVLAEMREQYEAMAEKNRRDAEEWFHSKSAELNKEVSSSTAMIQTSKTEITELRRTLQGLEIELQSQLSMKAGLESTLAETECRYALQLQQIQGLISSIEAQLSELRSEMECQNQEYKMLLDIKTRLEQEIATYRSLLEGQDAK from the exons ATGAGCTGTCGCCTGCAGAGTTCCTCCGCCAGCTATGGAGGTGGCTTCGGGGCTGGCTCTTGCCAGCTTGGAGGAGGTCGCAGTATCTCTACCTGCTCAACCCGGTTTGTCTCTGGGGGATCTGCTGGGGGCTTTGGGGGTGGTGTGAGCTGCGGCTTCGGTGGAGGGGCCGGTAGTGGCTATGGGGGTGGCTTTGGAGGCAGCTTCGGAGGTGGCTTCGGAGGTGGCTTTGGTGGGGGTTTTGGTGGAGGCTTCGGTGACTTCGGTGGTGGAGATGGCGGCCTCCTCTCTGGCAACGAGAAGATCACCATGCAGAATCTCAACGACCGCCTGGCCTCCTACCTGGAGAAGGTGCGTGCGCTGGAGGAGGCCAACGCTGACCTGGAGGTGAAGATCCGAGACTGGCACCTGAAGCAGACCCCGACCAGCCCGGAGCGTGACTACAGTCCCTACTTCAAGACCATAGATGAACTCCGGGAAAAG ATCTTGGCGGCCACCATTGACAACAACCGGATCATCCTGGAGATTGACAATGCCCGGCTGGCTGCCGATGACTTCAGGCTCAA gtATGAGAACGAGCTGACCCTGCGCCAGAGTGTGGAGGCCGACATCAACGGCCTGCGCAGGGTGCTGGATGAGCTGACCCTGACCAAGACGGATCTGGAGATGCAGATTGAGAGCCTGAACGAGGAGCTGGCCTACCTGAAGAAGAACCACGAGGAG GAGATGAAGGAGTTCAGCAACCAGATGGTCGGCCAGGTCAACGTGGAGATGGACGCCACTCCAGGCATTGACCTGACCCGCGTGCTGGCAGAGATGAGAGAGCAGTACGAGGCCATGGCGGAGAAGAACCGCCGGGATGCCGAGGAATGGTTCCACAGCAAG AGTGCCGAGCTGAACAAGGAGGTGTCTTCCAGCACGGCCATGATCCAGACCAGCAAGACAGAGATCACCGAGCTCAGGCGCACGCTCCAGGGCCTGGAGATCGAGCTGCAGTCCCAGCTGAGCATG AAAGCCGGGCTGGAGAGCACGTTGGCGGAGACGGAATGCCGCTACGCCCTGCAGCTGCAGCAGATCCAGGGTCTCATCAGCAGCATCGAGGCCCAGCTGAGCGAGCTCCGCAGTGAGATGGAGTGCCAGAACCAGGAGTACAAGATGCTGCTGGACATCAAGACGCGACTGGAACAGGAGATCGCCACCTACCGCAGCCTGCTGGAGGGCCAGGATGCCAAGTAG